One window of Canis lupus baileyi chromosome 21, mCanLup2.hap1, whole genome shotgun sequence genomic DNA carries:
- the UBE2L6 gene encoding ubiquitin/ISG15-conjugating enzyme E2 L6 isoform X2: protein MTASKRVAKEKPPYNLKAFHLRISFPEDYPFKPPTVTFTTRIYHPNVGHDGDVCLPIISKENWNPHTKACQVLEALSVLVNRPDLGQPVRVELADLLTRDPELFNRKAQEFTLQYGVDRPS, encoded by the exons GAGAAACCACCCTATAACCTCAAGGCCTTCCACCTGCGCATCAGCTTCCCCGAGGACTACCCGTTCAAGCCCCCCACGGTGACCTTCACCACCAGGATCTACCACCCCAACGTGGGCCATGACGGAGACGTTTGCCTGCCCATCATCAGCAAGGAGAACTGGAATCCTCACACCAAGGCCTGCCAAG TCTTGGAGGCTCTCAGCGTGCTGGTGAATAGACCAGACCTGGGGCAGCCAGTTCGGGTGGAGCTCGCCGACCTGCTGACGCGGGACCCAGAGCTGTTCAACAGAAAGGCCCAAGAGTTCACCCTCCAGTATGGAGTGGACCGGCCCTCCTAA